The window cctcctcctcctcatcatcatccatggattcaaattaactccaaaaaTCACTTCAAAAATGCTGCCAAGTTTCGATCCAAACGACACCGAACAAGGCCTGCAACTTCTGGAGAAGCTCACGTGCAATGCAGGTGCCATACAAGAGAAAGTTTTGGAAGAAATACTTCTCAGAAATGGTGAAACAGAGTATCTCAGAAAGTTCATCAATGGCCGCAGCGGAGGCGGAGGAGTTTACGATAAACAGAAGTTTAAGAAGAATGTAAAAGTTGTTAGTTATGAAGATATTAAACCTTGTATTGATCGAATTGCTAATGGATCGGAACCTTCTTCTTCCATCATTTCTTCTCAACCCATCACTGAGTTACTCACCAGGTATGTTCGGTTCGGAATACTATTCTCAGGTTTTAACTATCGgtttaaattttaacttttttcaTAAATATGAAAAACTTCGCGTTTTACGTGTATGTGTGCCGTGATCATCAACGTTTTGAGATACTTTTCGGGTGAATTATGTTTATTTACAATTTGTGGCGGAGACGAGGGGCAGCTCCAAGGGGAAGCCGCCGCCCACGGCCTCCCCGTTTTGGGCCATCcggtccatttttttttttttttataaaattcaaaactaatttGTATAATACAATAATACGTTTATAGCCTGGAGTAATTTTaactctaacgtctaaaatagtgcaatttcaCCTCTAACGTTGGCGgttaagaacaattttactcctagcattgtcaagttgggtcaatttgcagaaataattcatgaaactatttttttgttatgaatcttgtcatctacacttcataatatttaaattttaggggtatttttgcgaataatatttaaattttaggggtatttttgcacattatctcTACAATAATTATTGAGATTTTAATTGTTATTATAAATTATCCCAATAAATGATTATTATATTGTATCTAAATTTAATAGTAAcgatatatacaaaaaaaaaagaatacagTCTACTGAATGGAATCGAAAATCGACAATACTAACATATAttgtctcttttttttttttgttaattattgtcTCTTAACAACAATAGCATAACAAGAGGTtccaaaatttatttcacaaGTTTTATTTTAAGTAGGGGTGAATTACAAATTTAGTCATATGGTTATTGAAGAAAGCATATTTAGCCTCTATGTacaaaatagtacaattttaagTCTAACATTTACCAGACGATATAATTTCAATCTCATCAATGGAAGAtgcgtttttttttaattaatatatatgtgaAATTTAAAATCTTATTGGGTAGTCAGAATGCTAGAAGTTTGGGGAATGGCTAAACATAAAATTgcatattgaaaaaaaaaactcttctttcattaatgaacctTGAAATTGCATTGTTTTCAACTAGATTTGGACTACGAAAAGTAAGATCGAGTCGTTTTGAACAAACTTAGAGAAATTTATCTtctatcatatattaatcaagttgggttttgtaattaaatacaacaCATTTCCCCTCCAGGCTCACCCTTGTCTCGCCCCCGTGTGTGAGTCGATCATCGATGTTTTGAGATAGTTTTCGAGCGAATTATGCTTGTATcaaggaaaattacaaataaaaccGACGTGTTTTTATCGATTTGCAAATAGAagaatgtaatttttttattttttttaaacaacatgtgttttataataagcAAAATGAAGGAGTTTGACCGACAATGTTAGTTTTTAATAACGTGTCGCATTGATTTTGATGATGCAACAATGTTGATTTGTTGACTTTTTTTTACGTGATTCAATGAAATGTTGATTTTTACTGACATGGCAAATTGCTGAGATCACATGGTTTTTTTAATTCCCTCTTTACAGAAATAATCTTCTACCGAAATCACAtgtttttttatacttttttacaATACTCAATCCGGGTGGAAACATGATTTTAAATGAGAAatgtaaatatttaaattatatatatatatatatatatatttagtagAGTCGAAAtactataaaatttataaatataggaTCAACGtactataaaattttataaatatagatttttgggtaaataatttattagtcttcatatttttacgtaacacactgtttagtcccttattgtgaaaaacacattataaatcTCTTTTTTTTGTTACGTTAACCCTTTGgtcattttatctatttttttagattttaaatCAAACATATTTTAGCTTTCAGGACAGTCATAGTACGATGCAAAAAAGAGTTGATCTATCGTTCTTTCCGAAGTATCTTATGTTGCTTAATTAAAAAGCTATATAACTTGTTATAAATGCGAGTCAATTCTCTTATTTTAAGATACTTCTCCGTAAACCGAGTCTTTGTTGACAAGTATTTGTTTTTTCTGATATAATATTAAAGCTTCTTAGATCAAAGGTCGAATGTTCACATCTTGACATTATCATTTACTCGTGCAATATATATTTGCagtaaatgttttttttattaaaggctGGTTATCGAGGAGGAGCCGAAgacggacatcccagctatgctggcactCCCGACCTCAACCCCATGACCCcgaaccaatattattaaaagaaaaaataaaaataaaaaatctgaaTACAAAAGGATggaagaataaaaaatacagaacATGATCAAGAGAAACGGTAAGAGCACTGTCCTCCCCTATTGTGAAGAAAAGCTGATTCACAGAAGTCCGGAATATCATCCCACCACGTAAAACTAGAAGTCGTCCGTCCAAAGTTTGCAAGCGAGTCAGCAACCTGATTGCCTTCGTGAAAAATATGAGAAATAACACAGTTCATAGCTTTAACCTGTGtcaaacaatttaaccaatTTTGTCTAATTACCCAAGGAACCGATGTGGATTTGGATTCCAGCATCTGCACTACATATATAGAGTCGCTTTCAATCCAAATCATTCGCCAACCTTTGTTGTAAGCCAAATCAATAGCATGAATAGCCGCAGACAGCTCAGCAAGGAAGGCAAACGAACTGGTGATTGGAAAAGCAAATGCTCCCAGACACAAACCAGTACTTGAGCGAAAAATTCCTCCACACCCGGCCGGTCCAGGGGAACCCGATACAGAGGCATCAGTGTTAATCTTCGTCCAATCCCTCGGAGGAAGCTGCCAAACAACCGGGATGATTCGCGGCCCTTTAGCAAGCCTTTTAGGAATCCTGAGCTCTCCCAAAATTTGTGTTTCCACTAACGAATTCCATGTAGCACCCCGACCCGTGTGAGAAGattctctcaaggctctccaaaTGCGTCTTAATATTTGCAGTAAAtgttaattgattttatttttaaaatagctATCAGTAATTTTATAATCTTAGACGATGTTTATTTGATCTGAAAAatattatgttttaaaaatattaaataacataattttttttgttggaaaataaaatattttcaagTGTTTGATTATAATACCGAAAAAATGAAAGAAGTAATGGGCGGCTAATCTTTTCAAAATCATATATTTTCTGTTAATTagatttaagtaaataaacatcaaaaaaatcaaaaaaatattttttacacaATATTTTCTGACAAATAAACggaaataattttattgatatTTTCTTGTTTAAATTACAGTTCCGGAACTTCAGGAGGACAGCCAAAAATGATGCCATCAACAGCTGAGGATTTGGACAGAAAAACATTCTTTTACAACCTTCTAGTACCTGTGATGAACAagtaacattttatttttttttatgaaatagataatatattattaatatatatttctgaATTAGTTAATTGCATACACATACTCCATCCGTTTCATAATAATTATCGTTTTGAGGAGAAATTTTTGTTTCAAATTATTTGACGTTTTACACTTTTCAAGGAGCATTAAATGTGTTTTTTCCAACTTTGTCCTCATGTAATAAGAGGAAAGAAATTTGTAGagaaatttaaatattaattgcAAGAGGGTAATAAGGTAATATTTACCTACTTTTTAGGCTAATTAATAGATTTCTTAATATTTGTGTAGAAACCTTAAAAGACAATTAAAATGAAACAGATGAagtaatacataaaaaaaatggataaattacactcaaagccattgaactttactcattttcacggTATGACTACTAACTTTCAAGACGTAACATAAAAGCtattcaattttacattttctaatattatagggaataaactttaactaacgcctcaaaatgaccgttgatCAGTGACGGAGCTAGGAATCCGTACTTGGAGGCTAATTTTAGCCCTACATTTGGTGgtaattttcaaaaaaatttagcctCCAATATCCTAAAATTTTATCGTTTTAAAAGTGCTCGACGTGAAGAgtagacatatttaatttttttataagttcaacactaattttttaaaactgataacatttttgcgtttttttatttttagttataatttttttataatttttataaattaaaatttaatttagaaattaattttttttaaacaattcaAAAATTAAGTTATTTATCTGAGTATTAAAAGtaagaaattgatttttttttaatggaaaagagaTACATAAAAATGAGTTGAAAAGGTGTtattaaaataaagagtctacgCATTTTAAACTAACTCAATCACtctaaaatattgaaataatactacatacaGTAAATATAAACCAATATTTGGAGGGTCACAAGAGGCGAACTAACTGCTACTCAAGGATGGAGCCGGTGACTGAGAGGCTCCGGCTCCCTGGTCTCTTGGTTTGCTCCGCCCCTGCCGTTgatgacctcaaaatggaaattttcaagaattaaagtggtTTAAAACGACATTTACCgtgaaattacattttttatttttcaaaatcactcTTTTTGGAGTTTTTCCTCTACGAATCTATTTGCTCTTtgctaaccaaacaacacttaaataataaaaaaaaacgaaaagtttgaagaattaaagttgcttaaaatatcataaatgcttggaatcttttattttcaggtcgttaacgatcatttTGAAACGTTGATTAGagtttagtggtcataatgttaaaacatgtaaagtttAGTAGCTTTTATGTTAGCTTTTAAAATTTAGTAGTTATACCATGAAAATGAGTAAATTGAGTCGTCATTGatgtattttatcaaaaaaaaataaaaaaataaaaactaagcTTATGCAAGATTCTTTCTAGCTAAGACATTAATTATTTTACTAAGTTTGTGAAGTAAACTTTACTATTTGAATTAtttaacgaaataaaaataaaaagatatcttCTATTTAAATTTAGGTAGATATTatggttattttatttttaacaaaaataattattattttttttttctatagttggatgatgattttatttttttcctactATTAGAGTAATTTTCTaatctcataaaaaaacaaaataaccataACCTGCaccttaaatttaataataacaaaattcTAATAATAtgattagaataaaaaaaaatatatctttaATTAAGTTGAAAACTATTAATTAGAACATCGCTTACTAAGAGACTTTTAATGTAcctctaaaaaataatataaataaatgactCTTAATAATTTAAGAGCAACtaagacatatcatctccaacaatactcatCATATtcacaatttatttattatttatttattaaaattattaattattgctatatttaccaatagtgagatGAGAGAtttttcaataataaattattaataaaaaatgaattaagaagacactaaaagaagaaaagagactAGTTATTAATAGAAATGATGGAAAGATTCTTAGTAAGTGAGGAGTCATTAAGAGACTGATGGAGATGATTTTTAactctccctcctcaaattttacttaaaagtcaaactaagaggctgttgggcgacaaattattagaagcacccggttctccatgtcaaatggaggaccttttatacatattttgacatgtgTAACATGGACtcacacatattataagagggctcactattttaattattacgtggggtcacaatacacgtgttTAAATATGAATTGAAAGTCCTCcaagtgacatggaagacctggtgcttaatataagaactcatgTTGGACATGCCCTTAGccattaagaaaataaaattttgttTATGTGTATATTTAGGATTTTGTTTTGAACAATTtaggaattaattaattatatctatataatacataaaaaaagctaaaattattattagacATATATTTGTAAAATCTAGTAGGTAAGGCTATTAATAAATTTGTTTTCACTATTTTATTGATCACATGTTGAGTTACAACAAAAAATCCCACACCAATAAATTTTTGCCTTTATTGGCTAACCATTTCAACAATTATTGAAGTAATTTGTCTCTACCAAACCCACCCTAGTGTTACTATTTTCATACAAGAATAAatgcaagaatatatatatatatatatatatatatatatatatatatatatatataaataaataagttctACTATTGAGTAAGATTGGTACTGGTCTTTCCTGTCATATCAGTAATTATCAATTAGGATGATGTGACATCATCTATCTGAGTGGACGGAACTAATAATGATCTCGTTCATTGtagaaattttaatatataaaaagtggTTGAAGAACATTATTGGTATCAAAATGGTGATGTGATTATGTGATCTATCTAgcaatgataataataataataataataaagttatCTTTATAAATCGCGTTACCATGATAAATACTAACTCTAAAATCTTTTAATTTCAGGTACATAGATGGGTTAGACCAAGGAAAAGCAATGTACCTTCTATTTGTaaaacctgaaacaagcacTCCTTCTGGTCTAATGGCCAGGCCCGTCTTAACAAGCTACTACAagagcaaaaacttcaaaaATCGGCCTTTCAAtcggtaatttttttattttttcaaccaAATGCATCCTCACAGAGATAATTCTATTTAACCTATTCATCAATTCTTTAATGATAGGTATAATGTTTACACGAGCCCTGACGAGACAATCTTATGTCCAGACAACAAGCAAAGCATGTACTGCCAGTTGCTCTGTGGTTTAGTCCAACGCGATGACGTATTGCGAGTTGGTGCAATTTTTGCCTCTGCCTTTCTTCGTGCCATCAAATTCTTGGAAGACCACTGGCAGGAACTATGTTCCAACATTAGAACAGGCCGTGTTAGTGATTGGATTGATGTTTCTAGTTGGAGAGCTGCTGTTTCGTCAATCTTAACCAAACCCAATTCaaaattagctgatttgatCGAGTATGAATGTTGTAGAAGTGAATCATGGGAAGGGATAATTAAGAAGCTCTGGCCTCGGACAAAGTTCATTGAAGTCATTATTACAGGTAATGGCTATCAATTTCTAATACGACAATATGAttttgtaacaccctggtccaataccatgtagacgcgttttaaagccgtgaggcccaatgtgttggaattgggtcagagcggacaatatctacgtgatattggaccagggtgttacagaTTTAGTAGCACTGTAAATGagtcgagccgctcatgagcggttcgGTGTTCAGCTCGATAAAATCTCGATCATGTTTGACTTGATTTATAAATGAACTGACGAAGCTCACAAGCATGCTCGATTATAGCTTTATGAACAagttcgattataatgttcatgaacatgcTCGTGAGCAAGCTTGATTCGATTTTCTTTATAAATGGGGAAATAtataaatcaatataattaatgagttgtttgcGAGCGAAGTTCATAAACTGAATTAACGAGTTGCGTATAAGTAAATCTTGTGAACAAGCTCGTGAACAGAATGTTGAGCTGGAGCTCGAACTTGTCAATTTTTTTGACGAGCCGAGCATGAATATGTCAAAACTCGACTGAGATCAATTATATAAACAAAGGTCTAACTCACCCCAAATGTACCTCAAATGGAGAGAATTGCCTCACACATATAAAGAGTTATATATCTCTCTAATAAACAATGTGGGATGTTTAACACGCTCCCTCACGCCCAATTCATTTGGTGCATGATGCTAATATCAGCATGACCCCATTATTGAATACTAATGCTCTAATACCATATAAACAAAAATCTAACTCACCCCTAAAAGGTACTTCAAAGGGAGAGGATTTCCTCACACTCATATAAAGAGGCATATAGCTCTCTAATTTAGCAATACATGATGTTTAACACGTTCCCTCACGTCCAATTCATTTAGTGCATGACGTTAATATCAGCGGAGCCCCAATATTGGATACCATGGCTCTCACCTAGCTCACCCTAGAAGGTACCTCAAATAGAGATGATAGCCTGACTCATATAAGGAGGCATATAGCTCTCCAATTAAGCAATATGAGATGTTTAACAAACTACAGTGATACGATTTACAGAGATAATCTGTCTGATACAACTTATTTTGACAGGTTCAATGGCACAATATATTTCAACACTTGAATTTTACAGTGGAGGACTACCTTTAGTTTCAACAATGTATGCTTCTTCAGAGTGTTATTTTGGGATCAATTTTAAGCCATTAAGCTCACCTTATGATGTTTCTTACACTCTCTTGCCAAACATGGCCTATTTTGAGTTCTTACATGTTGAAAAAGACTGTCAAGAAGTGATTCAAGATTTTCATTTCAATGGTGTTTCTGATCACACTTGCATATgcaaagaagaagatgaagaaaagaCTTTGGAAACTGTTGATCTTGTTGATGTTCAGATTGGTCAATACTATGAGCTTGTCATCACAACTTTCACAGGTTAGTTTTTTCAGGATTCACTGTCTCTCGTGATTTATTGgtgttaaattgatatttttagtatttttacataaaaaactTAAAAACTCGTACAAAATTTCAATAGAATTTTTAGCGTTTTCTAGTAACCAGCGGGTGCTCAAGCCTCCtccttccccccccccccccccccccaagccCCCTTAGGACAAAGCCCCCCAGGATGCATCCTGAATACATCAACGTGTccataccatgtagatattattTGTTTTGGTGTAAATTTCACATATGACCACTGAACGTTACTTTTTTTAACGTTATGGCCGTTGAATTTTAAAACTTAACATGAAATGTActcaattttacactttttaacacacGTGACCACTCAACGCTTCAAAACGATCGTTGaaggtctcaaaataaaaaattctaagaattaatgatattctaagcaattttaattcttaaaaaatttcgttttgaggttatttaggttttgtttggttaggagagagagtgaatttttagagacaGAAAGCTCAAaatggtgattttggaaaataaaaaatgttgtttcatggtaaatgttgttctgaacaacttcaattcttgaatattttcattttgaggtcgttaaaagttgttttgaggagttagttaaactTTAGTGGCTATCGGtgttaaaaaaacgtaaattgagtgacttttatgttaagTTTTGATGTTTAGTGGCTATACTGCTAAAaaaagtaaagttcagtggccatggtaTAATTTACCTGTAAATAGAGTTATAAATGAGATGGAGTGGTAATAGAAAATAGTTTTCTATGAATTTAAAAAAGATATGTGCTTGATAAAATTAGCAAACAAAGAAATTTAACTAACATTGTTTGTAAACATGGCATATCATTAAATCAATATGTCacatcataaaaaaaatcaacatttcaCTGTATCTCATAAGCAAGGCTAAAATGATATATCATTGAAGTCAACATATCACATCATCAAAAACTAACATTATTAgtcaaatttatttatttgttaacTTTATAAAGTGCGTGccctttttgcaaaaaaaaaaaaaaaaaaaattcccctGAATGCAAATCGATTAAACAAcgaaaattttttattttttttctaaaatagacataaaattaa is drawn from Euphorbia lathyris chromosome 9, ddEupLath1.1, whole genome shotgun sequence and contains these coding sequences:
- the LOC136207219 gene encoding indole-3-acetic acid-amido synthetase GH3.17-like, with protein sequence MLPSFDPNDTEQGLQLLEKLTCNAGAIQEKVLEEILLRNGETEYLRKFINGRSGGGGVYDKQKFKKNVKVVSYEDIKPCIDRIANGSEPSSSIISSQPITELLTSSGTSGGQPKMMPSTAEDLDRKTFFYNLLVPVMNKYIDGLDQGKAMYLLFVKPETSTPSGLMARPVLTSYYKSKNFKNRPFNRYNVYTSPDETILCPDNKQSMYCQLLCGLVQRDDVLRVGAIFASAFLRAIKFLEDHWQELCSNIRTGRVSDWIDVSSWRAAVSSILTKPNSKLADLIEYECCRSESWEGIIKKLWPRTKFIEVIITGSMAQYISTLEFYSGGLPLVSTMYASSECYFGINFKPLSSPYDVSYTLLPNMAYFEFLHVEKDCQEVIQDFHFNGVSDHTCICKEEDEEKTLETVDLVDVQIGQYYELVITTFTGLYRYRVGDILMVTGFHNKAPQFKFIQRRNVILSIDSDKTNEEDLLNAVTKSKLILEPLGFLLTEYTSFADTSTIPGHYVLFYELKTKGDRSNGEYLDPIIMEQCCFSVEESLDSVYRRCRKKDNSIGPLEIRVVKNGTFDELMDYCLSQGSSVNQYKTPRCIKSEEALNILNCRVIGKFFSKKIPFWEAFRMEKSETYLN